One region of Halomicrobium sp. LC1Hm genomic DNA includes:
- a CDS encoding Gfo/Idh/MocA family protein translates to MTDIEDVRLGFVGLGNIAHLHADQVLDVGGTVAAGTDIDEEARDEFTAAYDADVYEDEDAMYEHVDAVVVSTPNTFHEEYVTSALEAGLSVLVEKPLAHSLESAERIADAAADADGFCMVGFHNRFRGPVQVLDQYRQDGELGDVSHVEANYIRRRGVPGRGSWFTRKEVSGGGAVIDIGTHAIDVALYLMGFPEIEEVSAQTRAQFGPDDDYTYLNMWGYDEGAGGFDVDDSATAFVRCANGKTISLEVAWASNRYPSQELVVRGDGGGAHLDMADDSLTVLDTADDGAAHHRDTEIETADQEAHGLEQAYFLEHVASGDTPAMNTIEQGLTVQRVMDAIYRSSEAGEAVSVE, encoded by the coding sequence ATGACTGACATAGAAGACGTTCGACTCGGATTCGTTGGACTCGGTAACATCGCACACCTCCACGCGGACCAGGTACTCGACGTCGGGGGGACGGTGGCCGCCGGCACCGACATCGACGAGGAGGCTCGCGACGAGTTCACGGCGGCCTACGACGCCGACGTGTACGAGGACGAGGACGCGATGTACGAGCACGTCGACGCCGTCGTCGTCTCGACGCCCAACACGTTCCACGAGGAGTACGTGACCAGCGCGCTCGAAGCGGGACTCTCCGTGCTCGTCGAGAAGCCACTCGCACACTCTCTGGAGAGCGCCGAGCGGATCGCGGACGCGGCTGCCGACGCCGATGGCTTTTGCATGGTCGGGTTCCACAATCGCTTCCGAGGGCCGGTTCAGGTCCTCGACCAGTACCGTCAGGACGGCGAACTCGGCGACGTCTCTCACGTCGAAGCGAACTACATCCGCCGACGCGGCGTCCCCGGTCGCGGCAGCTGGTTCACCCGAAAGGAGGTCTCGGGCGGCGGCGCAGTCATCGACATCGGGACCCACGCCATCGACGTGGCGCTGTACCTGATGGGCTTCCCGGAGATCGAGGAGGTCTCGGCCCAGACCCGCGCGCAGTTCGGCCCGGACGACGACTACACGTATCTGAACATGTGGGGCTACGACGAGGGTGCCGGCGGCTTCGACGTCGACGACTCCGCCACGGCGTTCGTCCGCTGTGCGAACGGCAAGACGATCTCGCTCGAAGTCGCGTGGGCGAGCAACCGCTACCCGAGCCAGGAGCTCGTCGTTCGGGGCGACGGCGGCGGCGCGCACCTCGATATGGCCGACGACTCCCTGACCGTGCTCGACACGGCCGACGACGGCGCGGCCCACCACCGTGACACCGAGATCGAGACCGCAGACCAGGAGGCCCACGGGCTCGAACAGGCGTACTTCCTCGAACACGTCGCCAGCGGCGACACCCCGGCGATGAACACGATCGAACAGGGGCTGACCGTCCAGCGCGTGATGGACGCGATCTATCGGTCCAGCGAGGCCGGCGAAGCGGTCTCGGTGGAGTAA